From the Pirellulales bacterium genome, the window GTTCAAGGCCCAGGCCGTGCGCGCGATCGTTGATTCGACTGTTAGGCCGGACACCGCGGGCACGCGCAAGGTCACGGGATCGCCGACGTCGACAAGCGCTGCTTCGTCTTCCGGTAGTTCGACAAACACACGCAGCGGATTGGCACGCACAACGACCGCCAGCGGCGCGGCACCAGCTTCGGTGACCGGTTGCACGAACTGACCTACCTCGACCGTCCGCGCTGTTATCACGCCATCCAGCGGCGCGCGGACCGTGGCGCTATCGATTTGAGCGTGCGCGCGCTGCAGGTCGGCCGCGGCGACCTCGCGCGTGGCTGCGGCTGCGGCCTCGTCAGTGCGGGCTTTAACGACCAGGGCTTCGTTCTCGGCCAAAGTCGATTTGGCGGACTGCACTCGGGCCGTGGCGTCACGCCGGGCGGCCTCGGCGGCGCGATATTGGTTTTTGCTTTCGTCGACGACCTTTTGCGATACGGCCGAACTGCGCCCCAACTCGGCCACGCGACCGTGTTCGGCCATGCGGCGTTCGAACTCGGCGACGGCCCCTTCTTCTTGCGTCTTGGCCTGCTCGATTTGCGAGGCGCTGCTGGCGACCACGGCTTCGGCCACTTTGACCTGGGCCTGGGCTTGTTCCAGTTGCGCACTAGCTTGCGCGCACAGGGCCTTTTTCTGCGCGAAATCTTCATGCATCGCGGGCACCGAAAGTTCGATCAGCGCCTGCCCCGGCGTCATCAGGTGGCCGTCATTGTCGTAGCGCGGGCCGGTAACGTGATCGCCGATGTCGAATAACACTCGTTCCACATAGCCGGCCGTGCGGGGATAAATCAGCGACTCTTCGAAAGCCTCGATCTTGCCAGGTTGCTCGGTGACGCGCGACAGCGTTTTGCGCGCGGGGGTACGAACTTCGAAGTGCGCGGTCGAATCTGCTACGGGCGTTTCGACGCTGTGTGTTGCCGCTGGTGGCGCGGAATCCATCGCCGGGCCACAGCCCTGGGAAGCCGCGAATAACGACGCACAGATCGACAGTGTGAGGGATCGAGCAATGGCACGGCTGTTCATCGGCCGACACCGGCTAGGCGTGTTTGGATTATGAGGTTCGCATGAGCAGGCAAAGGATGCGCGTCGCGAATGCCATGAATCTCAGCGTAGTCGTGCGAAATCATGTGGGCAATATGGCACCGTCGAAGACGAATAACAGATGCCGATTAGAATAACAGGCATAGTCGCGGTGCGCGGCCAGGGTGTTTGCCCTCGTCTCGCAACCGCATGAAGGAAGGCAACTTCATGTGCAAGGACCACTGAACGGTCAAACCCGCCTTGCCCGGTTGGCTCGCGCGGCCCCATAATGCGCCCGCCTGGTGCCACAAAGGTCGACCAGGCTCCCACCTCGTTCACCATTTCGGGCAGACGCCTTGAGCACGATTGACACCACGCCCGCTGCGATCCCCGTGAAGCGGCGCGAAATATTCGCCTGGACGATGTACGACTGGGCGAATAGCGCCTTTTCGACGTTCCAGATCACGATCCTGATGTTGTACCTCACCCAGGTCGTGCTGCCCGGCGTGACGGGCGATGTGGCTTACGGGTACACGATCGGGATTTCGACGTTCTTTGCCGCGGTGCTTTCGCCGCTCTTGGGCGCGGTGAGCGATGCGCACGCGAGTAAGCGATTCTGGCTATCGGTGTTGACGCTCTCTGGCGCTCTTTCCGGCATCGCCATGTATTTCGTGCCCGTCGATATGTCGTGGGCATTCGTGGGCTTGTTTTTCATCACCGTATTGAGCTTCGAGCTGGCGTGGGGCATCTACAACGCGTTTCTGCCCGAGATTGCCGATGAGTCGAACATGAATCGCATCTCGGCCTACGGCTTTGCGATGGGATATGTCGGCGGCGGGCTGGCACTGTTGATCGGAGTGTTGATCGTGATGTTCGGTGGCGATATCGGTTTGCCCACGGATCTCGCGGGTGATTGCGTGCTGGGGCAGGATGTTAACTTCGCGGTGGCGTTGCCGCCGGGTGATTACAAGGTGGGGATCACGGTCGGCGACCTCACCGACGCACATGGCCCCGTGGAACTGTTGATCGACGGCCATCGGCAGGAAACGCTGCGCACGTCGGCCGGCGAGTTCATGTCTTATGAATATCCCGTCGCGCTGGCCGCGTCCGAACTGGCCATTGAGCTGAAGGCGGCCGGTCACGGCGAGACCGCGGCACTGGCGGCGGTAACCGTCAGCGGCGGCACTTTGGCACATCCGCTGGTATTTGATTTCGGCACGCCGACTTCGATTGCCGCGGCCAGCTCGATCTGGCTGACGCACGAGGATGGGTACCAAGCGTACGACCGTGAAGCCCTTCTGAAAAAGAGTAAGAGTATCCCGGCGGCCGACTTGCCCGAGACGCTGTCCCTCGGCTTACGACCGGTCGCCGGCCAGACTTTGGAATCGCGCGATAACGTCCTCGCGCCGCGGTTGCGGTTGGGGCTGCTGATCATGGGGGTGTGGTGGGCCGTCTTCAGCCTGCCGACACTGTTGATTCTGCGCGATCGCGTGAAGCCTCGAGCGGGCAAAGAATCGTTGATGGCGACCGGTCGACGTGCCATCGGTGAGGTCATGCACACGCTGAAAGGGGTGCGCGATTATCGGACGCTGTTTATCTTCCTGATCGCATTTCTGATCTACAACGACGGCGTCGCGACGATCATCACGCAGTCGACCGTCTTTGCGAAAGAGGCGCTCGATATCGGCGCCGGCGAGCTGATTTTCGTCGTGTTGATGATCCAGTTTGTGTCGATGCCCGGTGCGCTTTTTGTCGGCTGGCTGTCGAACAAGCTGGGGGAAAAGCCTACTTTAATGGCATGCATCGTCGTCTACATGGGCTGGTTGATTGCCGCGTTTTTCATCAGTACCAGGGTGCAGTTCTGGATCATGGGAGCCGTGCTGGCGCTGGTGATGGGAGGCATCCAGAGCGTGAGCCGCGCGATCATGGCCCTGATGACGCCGGCCAGCCGTAGCGCGGAATTCTTCGGCTTTTTCAACCTTTCGAGCAAAGCCACCAGCTTCGCCGGCCCGATCGTGTTCAGCTCGATTCGCGCGTGGACCGGCCAACCACACCTGGCGATCTTGAGCCTGCTGGTATTTTTCATCATCGGCGGAGGCATCGCCTCGTTCGTAAACGTCGGCGAAGGGCGCCGCCGGGCGCTCGAAGAAGGGTGAGCGGCGTCGCACACCGGCTGCAAGCCCTCGGCATCGTGCCATGCTTTTCCGCTAACGGCGGATAAGCATGCCCACCGCATGGCTGGTCCGTGTGATGCTTGGGCATTAAACTATCCTGGGTCAACCCTGCTCGTTTGCCGGCCGGTTGTACTTTGTCGCGCGAGGCGGAAATCTTGACACGCGACCGTCCTCACCCTGGACCGGCTATCAAATAACTTCAAGACGTTTACCGGAGAGCGACTGCTGATGTTAGGTGCCAAGCTGGAAGTCGGACCGTATATCGATCGACTGCACAAGGAAATCGATCGCGTCGAGCATGCCGAAATCCGCCAAATGGCCGACTTGATCTTCGAGGCCTGGCAGAACGAGAAGTTCGTCTTCATTTTCGGCAACGGCGGATCGGGCACCACGGCCTCGCACTTCGCCGAGGATCTGGGCAAGAGCAGCCTGCACGAGAAAGACCTGAAGGACGAATCTAAGAAGCGGCTCAAGGTTCTCAGTCTGACCGATAACCTCGGCTGGATCATGGCCGTGGGGAACGACGTCGGCTACGACCAGATCTTCGTCCAGCAGTTGATGAACTACGGCAGCAAGGGGGACGTCGTGCTGGCGATCAGCGGGTCGGGCAACAGCCCGAACGTGCTGGCCGCCGTCGATTGGGCGAACCGTCACGGTCTGAAGACGTTCGGCCTCACCGGTTTCGCCGGCGGCAAGCTGCGCGGCATGGCCCACAGTGGTCTGCACGTGCCACTCGACGATATGGGCATGGTCGAGAGCATTCACCTGTGCGTCTTTCATTGGGTGCTGAACGACGTCTTCGCCCGCATCAACAACGAAGGGCGCCACGCCAAGAACGGCGCGCCGGCCGCCAGCGGGCACGGGAAGTAAGAAGAATCTCCTGTACGTGTCGTCGCCCGCGAAGGAGTGACAGCGTGCCGAGGCATTGCGATCACAGCCGACTGTCTTTCTCGGACGTCGTATTGCTGCGCGTACTTTGCATGGCTTGCCTTTTTCTAAGTGTGCTCGCTGTTGAGCAGCTACAGGCGTCGGAAGTCGACGGCGACGAGGATCCGTTACCGCCGGGTGTCATCGCGCGGTTGGGGACGAAACGCTATCGACCGACGCATTCGGCGCTCGCCGTGGTATT encodes:
- a CDS encoding efflux RND transporter periplasmic adaptor subunit, giving the protein MNSRAIARSLTLSICASLFAASQGCGPAMDSAPPAATHSVETPVADSTAHFEVRTPARKTLSRVTEQPGKIEAFEESLIYPRTAGYVERVLFDIGDHVTGPRYDNDGHLMTPGQALIELSVPAMHEDFAQKKALCAQASAQLEQAQAQVKVAEAVVASSASQIEQAKTQEEGAVAEFERRMAEHGRVAELGRSSAVSQKVVDESKNQYRAAEAARRDATARVQSAKSTLAENEALVVKARTDEAAAAATREVAAADLQRAHAQIDSATVRAPLDGVITARTVEVGQFVQPVTEAGAAPLAVVVRANPLRVFVELPEDEAALVDVGDPVTLRVPAVSGLTVESTIARTAWALNSTARTLRAEIDAPNADGKLRPGMSAAVTISLVSRPDVLTVPRAAIVRRDGQATCFVVRDGKAIATPISVGLEIGDDVEIITGLMADDPVVVAGAASLVDGQQVSINAAPVKS
- a CDS encoding MFS transporter, which codes for MSTIDTTPAAIPVKRREIFAWTMYDWANSAFSTFQITILMLYLTQVVLPGVTGDVAYGYTIGISTFFAAVLSPLLGAVSDAHASKRFWLSVLTLSGALSGIAMYFVPVDMSWAFVGLFFITVLSFELAWGIYNAFLPEIADESNMNRISAYGFAMGYVGGGLALLIGVLIVMFGGDIGLPTDLAGDCVLGQDVNFAVALPPGDYKVGITVGDLTDAHGPVELLIDGHRQETLRTSAGEFMSYEYPVALAASELAIELKAAGHGETAALAAVTVSGGTLAHPLVFDFGTPTSIAAASSIWLTHEDGYQAYDREALLKKSKSIPAADLPETLSLGLRPVAGQTLESRDNVLAPRLRLGLLIMGVWWAVFSLPTLLILRDRVKPRAGKESLMATGRRAIGEVMHTLKGVRDYRTLFIFLIAFLIYNDGVATIITQSTVFAKEALDIGAGELIFVVLMIQFVSMPGALFVGWLSNKLGEKPTLMACIVVYMGWLIAAFFISTRVQFWIMGAVLALVMGGIQSVSRAIMALMTPASRSAEFFGFFNLSSKATSFAGPIVFSSIRAWTGQPHLAILSLLVFFIIGGGIASFVNVGEGRRRALEEG
- a CDS encoding SIS domain-containing protein; the protein is MLGAKLEVGPYIDRLHKEIDRVEHAEIRQMADLIFEAWQNEKFVFIFGNGGSGTTASHFAEDLGKSSLHEKDLKDESKKRLKVLSLTDNLGWIMAVGNDVGYDQIFVQQLMNYGSKGDVVLAISGSGNSPNVLAAVDWANRHGLKTFGLTGFAGGKLRGMAHSGLHVPLDDMGMVESIHLCVFHWVLNDVFARINNEGRHAKNGAPAASGHGK